One genomic region from Thalassomonas viridans encodes:
- a CDS encoding monovalent cation/H+ antiporter subunit D family protein: protein MIAHLPILQVVLPLLAAPCCLLINRKALVWAFAVLASIAAFAFSLVILQQVLQTGTITYSLGGWTAPFGIEYRIDLLNAYLLLIVSGISCIILLAANTSLSAELTGHKHRLFYVVFLLCLAGMLGIIATGDAFNLFVFLEISALSSYTLIALGKERQALTASFRYLLVGTLGASFILIGIGLMYMVTGTLNMFDLSERLPQVEDSRTLITAFSFFMLGVCLKLALFPLHWWLPNAYAYAPSVVSALLAATATKVAIYILLRFIFSVFGGEFSFTTLPLQEILSVLGIAGILTASLMAIYQQNVKQLFAYSSVAQIAYMMLALAMNSTNGLIATLLHLFNHALMKGALFLALAGVMYRLGSVQLTDFAGLGRRMPWTMSAIVIGSLSLIGIPLTVGFISKWYLLRAALENGWWPLAIFILFGSLLAVVYVWRIVETAYFTPPKDRHSQIKEAPLSLLLPAWALVLANLYFGIDASFTIGVTELTAKALLGGTP from the coding sequence GTGATCGCACACCTGCCTATTTTGCAGGTGGTGTTGCCGTTGCTGGCAGCTCCCTGCTGTCTGTTAATAAACCGGAAAGCTCTGGTGTGGGCTTTTGCTGTGCTGGCAAGTATCGCGGCATTTGCCTTCAGCCTGGTGATATTACAGCAAGTGCTGCAAACCGGCACTATCACATACAGTCTTGGCGGCTGGACTGCCCCTTTTGGTATTGAATACCGCATAGACCTGCTAAATGCCTATCTGCTGCTGATTGTATCCGGCATCAGCTGCATTATTTTGCTGGCGGCCAATACCAGCCTCAGCGCCGAATTAACCGGCCATAAACACCGTTTGTTTTATGTGGTTTTTTTATTATGTCTGGCCGGTATGCTGGGGATCATAGCGACCGGGGATGCCTTTAATTTATTCGTCTTTTTAGAAATTTCCGCCCTTTCTTCCTACACCTTGATTGCCCTGGGTAAAGAGCGCCAGGCGTTAACCGCTTCTTTCCGCTATTTGTTGGTGGGCACCCTGGGAGCCAGCTTTATCTTAATCGGTATCGGCTTAATGTATATGGTGACGGGCACTTTGAATATGTTTGATCTGTCCGAGCGCCTGCCCCAGGTGGAGGACTCCCGTACCCTGATCACGGCTTTCTCATTTTTTATGCTCGGGGTTTGCCTGAAACTGGCCCTGTTTCCTCTGCATTGGTGGTTGCCAAATGCCTATGCCTACGCACCCTCTGTGGTCAGTGCCCTGCTTGCGGCAACCGCGACTAAGGTGGCGATTTATATTTTGCTGCGCTTTATCTTCAGCGTTTTTGGCGGGGAGTTCTCTTTTACTACCCTGCCCCTTCAGGAAATCTTGTCCGTGCTCGGTATCGCCGGGATCCTGACGGCATCGTTGATGGCCATCTACCAGCAAAATGTCAAACAACTTTTTGCCTATTCCAGCGTGGCGCAAATTGCCTATATGATGCTGGCACTTGCCATGAACAGCACTAATGGCTTGATCGCCACCCTGCTGCACCTGTTTAACCATGCCTTAATGAAAGGGGCGCTCTTTTTGGCTTTAGCGGGGGTGATGTACCGCCTTGGCAGTGTCCAGTTAACTGATTTTGCCGGGCTGGGCAGGCGTATGCCCTGGACCATGTCGGCCATTGTTATCGGCAGTTTAAGTTTAATCGGTATTCCGCTGACAGTGGGTTTTATCAGCAAATGGTACCTGTTGCGCGCAGCATTGGAAAACGGTTGGTGGCCGCTGGCGATCTTTATTCTGTTCGGCTCTTTATTGGCCGTGGTTTATGTTTGGCGCATTGTCGAAACCGCGTATTTTACCCCGCCTAAAGACAGGCACAGCCAGATCAAAGAAGCTCCCTTAAGTTTGTTGCTGCCTGCCTGGGCCCTGGTGCTGGCCAACCTGTACTTTGGCATTGATGCTAGTTTTACCATAGGGGTGACCGAATTGACGGCCAAGGCCCTGCTTGGGGGGACGCCCTGA
- a CDS encoding proton-conducting transporter membrane subunit, whose translation MSASESAFLLSGELRIQLTIILPLVATLAIRFADKRPNVREAISLTTSAALVLLTYSLYRDFTRGFELALTWVEVLPGMALSFTTEPLGLLFALMASFLWLVTSCYSIGYMRQQHQQGQTRFYQFFAVAIATVMGIAFAANLFTLFVFYELLTLSTYPLVTHGGDDKAKKGGRTYLALLLSTSIIFFMIAIMATWLLAGTLDFTPGGIFNHQVSTGICGVLLIFYIFGIGKAAIFPFHRWLPAAMVAPTPVSALLHAVAVVKGGVFTVLKVCSYIFGPELMTKLASTQALLYLAAASVFLASLVAMRQDNLKKRLAYSTVSQLGYVTTAALLANNAGILAGTMHMVIHAFGKITLFFCAGAILVRTGKKHISQMVGLGHEMPFTMAAFFIASLSIIGLPPTAGLWSKWFLLQGVLDAGEWLLLLVLGLSSLMSIVYLLAIPVRAFFPGDGAGPVMPVRQEAPLPILIAIGVSVSACLLLFIFPQPLFELAAAVITTGKGG comes from the coding sequence ATGTCCGCTAGTGAATCAGCCTTTTTGCTCAGCGGCGAATTACGTATACAGCTTACTATCATCTTGCCTTTAGTCGCCACCCTGGCTATCCGCTTTGCCGATAAACGTCCCAATGTCCGTGAAGCGATCTCCCTTACCACCAGCGCCGCCCTGGTGTTGCTTACCTATAGCCTGTACCGGGATTTTACCCGGGGATTTGAGCTCGCCCTTACCTGGGTTGAAGTACTGCCAGGAATGGCGCTCAGTTTTACCACAGAACCCCTGGGGTTGTTATTTGCGTTAATGGCGAGTTTTTTATGGCTGGTAACCAGCTGTTATTCCATAGGTTATATGAGGCAGCAACACCAGCAGGGGCAAACCCGCTTTTACCAGTTTTTTGCCGTCGCCATCGCTACCGTGATGGGGATCGCTTTTGCCGCCAATCTTTTTACCCTGTTTGTCTTTTATGAACTGTTAACCCTGTCCACTTACCCCCTGGTGACCCATGGCGGTGATGACAAAGCCAAAAAAGGCGGACGCACTTACCTGGCGCTGTTGCTTTCCACCTCCATCATCTTTTTTATGATCGCCATTATGGCGACCTGGCTGCTTGCCGGTACCCTGGATTTCACTCCGGGGGGCATTTTTAATCACCAGGTCTCCACGGGTATCTGTGGCGTATTGCTGATTTTTTATATTTTCGGCATCGGCAAAGCGGCAATTTTTCCTTTTCACCGCTGGCTACCTGCGGCTATGGTGGCCCCTACCCCGGTCAGCGCGCTGTTACACGCCGTGGCTGTGGTCAAAGGCGGGGTCTTTACTGTACTGAAAGTGTGCAGTTATATTTTCGGACCGGAACTGATGACAAAGCTTGCCAGTACCCAGGCTTTGTTGTACCTGGCTGCCGCTTCGGTTTTTCTGGCGTCTCTGGTGGCCATGCGTCAGGATAATCTTAAAAAACGCCTGGCTTATTCTACGGTCAGCCAACTGGGTTATGTCACCACTGCGGCTCTGCTGGCAAATAATGCCGGTATCCTTGCCGGCACTATGCATATGGTGATCCACGCCTTTGGCAAGATCACCCTGTTTTTTTGTGCCGGCGCCATTCTGGTGAGAACAGGTAAGAAACATATCAGCCAGATGGTTGGGCTGGGGCATGAAATGCCCTTTACCATGGCCGCTTTTTTTATTGCCAGTTTGTCTATTATCGGGTTGCCGCCAACGGCTGGCTTATGGAGCAAATGGTTTTTATTGCAAGGGGTCTTAGATGCCGGAGAGTGGCTGCTGTTGCTGGTATTGGGCTTAAGCTCCCTGATGAGCATAGTGTATTTACTGGCGATTCCGGTGCGGGCCTTTTTTCCCGGCGATGGCGCCGGGCCTGTTATGCCGGTGCGTCAGGAGGCGCCTTTGCCGATATTAATCGCCATAGGGGTTTCGGTATCTGCCTGTTTGCTTTTATTTATCTTTCCACAGCCCCTGTTTGAGCTGGCTGCTGCCGTGATCACCACAGGGAAAGGAGGTTAG
- a CDS encoding Na(+)/H(+) antiporter subunit D — MWLPDLPPFVPFLIIALLVFFSRGPLVTALMLVAPVWGALNLWQLDPGLTWQMTLVELPLMPLRVDQLSLFFGYLFHLAAFFCIIYALHVRDKVQQLACLLYSAAALGAVFAGDLLSLFIFWEMMALSSVFLIWARRSHDAFSCGLRYLVFQVISGLLLLTGALFYWHSHGSLTFSQMPLQGAAGWLIFLAFGIKCAFPMLHSWLTDAYPGATVTGTVFLSAFTTKVAVYALARSFAGTELLVYIGAVMTCFPIFYAVIENDLRRVLAYSLINQLGFMVVGIGIGTELAINGAVAHAFNDVLFKGLLFMSMGAVLHMTGRINGSELGGLYKTMPKTTWLCLIGAASISAFPLFSGFVSKSMVMTAVLNQGYDWVWLALLFASAGVFHHAGIKIPYFAFFAHDSGIRTQDPPGNMLLAMVIAATLCLAIGIYPNLLYQLLPFTSNYQPYDVSHVLAQTQLLCFAALAFLWLNVKGIYPPELASVNLDADWLYRRLLANLWTNFINKVWQLDLALRQGFLDKLKQVLALVEKYHRPNGILARGQTVGNMTLWIAILLACSLGLSFISN, encoded by the coding sequence ATGTGGCTCCCTGATTTGCCGCCCTTTGTACCCTTTCTGATCATAGCCTTGCTGGTGTTTTTCAGCAGAGGCCCGCTGGTAACCGCTTTGATGCTGGTGGCTCCCGTTTGGGGAGCGCTTAACCTGTGGCAACTCGATCCGGGCCTAACCTGGCAGATGACTCTAGTTGAGTTGCCGCTGATGCCGTTAAGGGTAGATCAATTGAGTTTGTTTTTCGGTTATCTTTTCCACCTTGCCGCCTTTTTCTGCATCATATATGCGCTGCATGTGCGTGACAAAGTGCAGCAGCTGGCCTGTTTGCTATATAGTGCTGCGGCCCTGGGAGCGGTTTTTGCCGGTGACTTGTTATCCCTGTTTATTTTCTGGGAAATGATGGCGTTATCTTCGGTTTTTCTGATCTGGGCACGGCGCAGTCACGATGCTTTTTCCTGCGGTTTGCGTTATCTGGTGTTTCAGGTGATTTCCGGTTTGCTGCTGTTAACCGGCGCACTATTTTATTGGCACTCTCACGGCAGTTTAACCTTTTCCCAAATGCCGTTGCAGGGAGCTGCCGGCTGGCTGATTTTTCTTGCCTTTGGCATTAAATGCGCTTTTCCTATGCTGCACAGCTGGCTTACCGACGCCTATCCGGGGGCAACGGTGACAGGTACGGTGTTTTTAAGTGCTTTTACCACTAAGGTTGCGGTTTACGCGTTGGCCAGGAGCTTTGCCGGTACTGAGCTGTTGGTTTATATCGGCGCAGTGATGACCTGTTTTCCCATCTTTTATGCGGTGATCGAAAATGACCTGCGCCGGGTGCTGGCCTATAGCTTGATCAACCAGCTCGGTTTTATGGTGGTGGGGATTGGCATAGGCACTGAGCTGGCGATCAACGGCGCCGTCGCCCATGCCTTTAACGATGTGCTTTTTAAGGGCTTGCTGTTTATGTCTATGGGAGCGGTATTGCACATGACCGGACGTATCAACGGCTCTGAACTGGGAGGCTTGTATAAGACCATGCCGAAAACCACCTGGCTTTGCCTTATCGGTGCGGCGTCCATTTCCGCTTTTCCCTTATTTAGCGGTTTTGTCAGCAAGTCTATGGTGATGACGGCGGTACTCAACCAGGGTTATGACTGGGTCTGGCTGGCGCTATTGTTTGCATCTGCCGGAGTCTTTCATCATGCCGGGATCAAGATCCCCTATTTTGCCTTTTTCGCCCATGATTCGGGGATCCGCACCCAGGATCCGCCGGGTAATATGCTGCTTGCCATGGTCATCGCTGCCACCTTGTGCCTGGCAATCGGCATCTATCCCAACCTGTTGTATCAGCTGTTGCCCTTTACCAGTAATTATCAGCCTTATGATGTCTCGCATGTATTGGCACAAACCCAGCTGCTGTGCTTTGCCGCATTGGCTTTTCTCTGGCTGAATGTCAAAGGCATCTATCCGCCGGAACTAGCTTCGGTCAATCTGGATGCCGACTGGCTTTACCGGCGTCTGCTGGCAAATCTGTGGACAAACTTTATCAACAAAGTATGGCAGTTGGATCTGGCCCTTAGGCAGGGATTTCTTGATAAGCTCAAACAGGTATTAGCCTTGGTGGAAAAATATCACAGGCCCAATGGTATCCTGGCCCGGGGGCAAACGGTAGGCAATATGACCCTTTGGATTGCCATTTTACTGGCTTGTTCTTTAGGACTAAGTTTTATCAGCAATTAG
- a CDS encoding TonB-dependent siderophore receptor — protein MNKTRALSCVSVCLISMSQGVAAQEEIEKIAVKGTRTPLYDARDVNVAALGIKDPFTLPISVQSFSEELIVNQRSRTLAEVLANDASVQNSAIGSVFDFVSLRGFQLDWTNGLRRDGLALAPYQDVPLENIQRIDVIKGPSGLVSGFNNPGGTVNYVTKRPTRDSFTEVTAEVRSRDGKYLHLDTGGQLGAASDMGYRFNAAVEDTGDFSGGDDMERYFISAAFDWQALDDLLVRIDLDYQDKSMVSQPLIGLATDSENGGKTVLPPYVDTSDVLLGQPWARYETETFNLAARVDYWLSQDWQWVTQLAHAANDRFTIFPDIYQVDLQGNVLSSGILVTPDEEYRTLSGHSFLSGSLATGNIEHELVAGFSFRDYVSRDGRWFSLDNPVSSIFNPVHTEKPEFPEYPDATRTDTTESAFFITDKVHFTDEFYATLGLRHINYQKKQQAPGSARITLDDETFNTPMVGLNYSPNDNLAFYASYSEGAGEGGVAVIGSGAVNEGESLGPQESEQLETGVKYRSGSTTYTLAVFEIEKMLEYHNRVTNYFVQDGVQSHRGLELNVNGEITEHLSLVASLTAMNAKLTELEGEAVLNGNRPANVPKRQASLFLDYRLPMVDGLNANLGVYYVGEREQNVQNTLSLPGYTRFDLGARYQLSALNTTLRLKVENLFDKEYWSSAGAKGIDWGVSPGRGRTVSLSASVAF, from the coding sequence ATGAATAAAACACGAGCTTTAAGCTGCGTTTCAGTATGCTTAATATCCATGAGCCAGGGGGTTGCTGCCCAGGAAGAAATAGAAAAAATAGCCGTCAAAGGCACGCGTACGCCTTTGTATGATGCCAGGGATGTAAATGTTGCCGCCCTGGGCATTAAGGATCCCTTTACCTTGCCTATTTCGGTGCAGTCTTTTTCGGAAGAATTGATTGTCAACCAGAGGTCGCGCACCTTGGCCGAAGTGCTGGCTAATGATGCCTCAGTGCAAAATAGCGCAATCGGCAGTGTTTTTGATTTCGTCAGCTTACGGGGTTTCCAGCTGGACTGGACCAACGGTCTGCGCCGCGATGGCCTGGCGCTTGCCCCCTACCAGGACGTGCCGCTGGAAAACATTCAGCGCATTGATGTGATTAAAGGCCCGTCGGGCCTGGTTTCGGGATTCAACAATCCGGGCGGCACCGTTAACTACGTCACCAAACGACCAACTCGCGACAGCTTTACCGAAGTAACGGCAGAAGTGCGCAGCCGGGACGGGAAATATCTGCACCTGGATACGGGGGGACAGTTAGGCGCGGCCTCTGATATGGGTTACCGCTTTAATGCTGCGGTTGAGGATACCGGAGACTTCAGCGGCGGCGATGATATGGAAAGATATTTTATCAGTGCGGCGTTTGACTGGCAGGCGTTGGATGATCTGCTGGTACGTATAGATCTGGATTACCAGGATAAGTCTATGGTTTCCCAACCTTTGATCGGGCTGGCCACCGACAGCGAAAACGGCGGCAAAACCGTGTTGCCTCCTTATGTGGACACCAGTGATGTCCTGCTCGGCCAGCCCTGGGCCCGGTATGAAACAGAAACCTTTAACCTGGCCGCCAGGGTGGACTATTGGTTGTCGCAGGACTGGCAGTGGGTAACCCAGCTGGCGCATGCCGCCAATGACCGCTTTACGATTTTCCCTGATATCTACCAGGTAGATTTGCAGGGAAATGTGCTTTCCTCAGGCATTTTAGTTACTCCAGATGAAGAGTACCGTACCTTGTCGGGACACAGCTTTTTAAGCGGCAGCCTGGCCACGGGGAATATCGAGCACGAACTGGTTGCCGGATTCAGCTTTCGCGATTACGTCTCCCGTGACGGCCGCTGGTTCAGCCTGGACAATCCCGTAAGCAGTATTTTTAACCCGGTACACACGGAGAAACCTGAATTTCCCGAGTATCCGGATGCAACCCGCACCGATACCACGGAAAGTGCATTTTTTATTACAGATAAAGTGCATTTTACCGATGAGTTTTATGCCACTTTAGGCTTACGCCACATCAACTACCAGAAAAAGCAGCAGGCGCCGGGCAGCGCCAGGATCACTTTGGATGATGAAACCTTTAATACCCCTATGGTGGGGCTTAACTATAGCCCGAATGACAACCTGGCTTTTTATGCCAGTTATTCCGAAGGGGCCGGTGAAGGCGGGGTTGCCGTGATCGGCAGCGGCGCCGTTAACGAAGGCGAATCTTTGGGACCGCAGGAAAGCGAGCAGCTGGAAACCGGGGTCAAGTACCGCAGCGGCAGCACTACCTATACTTTGGCCGTTTTTGAAATTGAAAAAATGCTGGAATACCACAACCGGGTGACTAACTATTTTGTTCAGGACGGGGTCCAGTCCCATCGCGGGCTTGAGCTGAACGTGAACGGGGAAATCACCGAACACCTGTCGCTGGTGGCTTCCCTGACCGCCATGAATGCCAAACTCACCGAACTTGAAGGAGAGGCGGTGCTTAATGGCAACCGTCCCGCCAATGTGCCGAAAAGACAGGCCAGCTTATTTTTGGATTACCGCCTGCCCATGGTGGACGGCCTGAATGCCAATTTGGGGGTTTACTATGTCGGTGAGCGTGAGCAAAACGTACAGAACACCCTGTCCCTGCCGGGCTATACCCGCTTTGATCTGGGGGCCAGGTACCAGCTTAGCGCCCTGAATACCACTTTACGCCTTAAGGTCGAAAACCTGTTTGACAAAGAGTACTGGTCGTCGGCGGGAGCCAAAGGCATTGACTGGGGGGTAAGTCCGGGCCGCGGACGTACGGTTTCTTTATCTGCCAGCGTGGCCTTTTAA
- a CDS encoding ABC transporter ATP-binding protein, which produces MNKNNQTKIIEVSHLRKNFAGYQAVRDISFTVNQGEILALLGPNGAGKTTTINCMLGFLKPDGGEVHIDGINPAKDVVRARQQLAYIPEQVALYPKLSGLENLVYMSKIAGVDKSREQFQQLLEKVNLPGHAIHKAIAGYSKGMKQKVGIAIALAKNARALILDEPTSGLDPSASHEFSQLIRSLAGEGVAILMATHDLYRAQEDAHSVAIMNQGRLVHNISGDTIQSVQLESLYLEHVRVASTC; this is translated from the coding sequence ATGAATAAAAATAATCAAACCAAAATCATCGAGGTTAGCCACCTTAGAAAAAACTTTGCCGGCTATCAGGCCGTACGGGATATCTCCTTTACGGTCAATCAGGGGGAAATCCTCGCCCTGCTCGGCCCTAACGGCGCCGGAAAAACCACCACCATAAATTGCATGCTGGGCTTTTTAAAACCCGACGGCGGAGAGGTCCATATAGACGGCATCAACCCGGCGAAAGACGTGGTCAGGGCGCGCCAGCAACTGGCTTACATTCCCGAGCAGGTAGCCCTTTACCCCAAGCTAAGCGGCCTGGAAAACCTGGTTTATATGAGCAAGATTGCCGGTGTCGATAAAAGCCGCGAACAATTCCAGCAGTTGCTGGAAAAGGTCAATTTACCCGGGCATGCCATACATAAGGCCATTGCCGGCTATTCCAAGGGTATGAAGCAAAAAGTCGGCATCGCCATTGCGCTGGCCAAAAATGCCAGGGCGCTTATTTTAGATGAGCCGACCTCGGGGTTAGATCCCAGTGCCAGCCATGAATTCAGCCAGCTGATCCGCTCGCTGGCGGGGGAAGGCGTCGCGATCTTAATGGCCACCCACGATTTGTACCGCGCCCAGGAAGATGCCCATTCGGTAGCGATCATGAATCAGGGCCGGCTGGTGCATAATATATCCGGCGACACCATTCAGAGCGTGCAGCTTGAGTCCCTCTATTTAGAGCATGTCAGGGTGGCAAGCACATGTTAG
- a CDS encoding DUF3526 domain-containing protein, translating to MLALTLKKEWLESKREGRSLWLGGIILLLLVCALFSGWHNYQQLQSQKHQVSQSERERWLNQGEKDPHSAAHYGVYIIKPDSALAVLDPGLSDYLGSVLRLEAHKKNDTLFRPIQDAIQMQRFGSLNPAFILQMLLPLLIILLGFHSIAAERESGTLKQLLAGGISVRKFFVAKVLALTGLGLLFFAPVVLHLIASLLLSESSDAGRSLLFSLSYCVYIFIWALLTVIVSCFARSARGALILLLVIWCLACLLVPKFAIADAASRYPTESAQVFQSKLESEIYTPERQQAIEAFKQQTLAQYGVDDVANLPFAWSGAQLQFAENYSDQVFDRLYGQRQGQLEAQSSHYQGSALFSPFIALQSLSMAAAATDLTHHQLFDDAGEAHRRLMQKALNNDLRDNGHKGEHGYQADREVWQKIPDFHYQYPPASELFASYGWAALGLLQWLLTLLGVAYLAMLRLEKEGQQ from the coding sequence ATGTTAGCACTGACCCTGAAAAAAGAATGGCTGGAAAGCAAGCGCGAAGGCCGCAGCCTGTGGCTTGGCGGTATTATTTTATTGTTGCTGGTGTGCGCCCTGTTTTCCGGCTGGCACAACTATCAGCAGCTGCAAAGCCAAAAACACCAGGTCAGCCAGTCCGAGCGCGAACGCTGGCTCAACCAGGGAGAAAAAGACCCCCATAGCGCCGCCCATTACGGCGTTTATATCATCAAACCCGACTCGGCGCTGGCGGTGCTGGATCCCGGCCTGTCGGATTACCTGGGATCTGTGCTGCGCCTGGAGGCCCACAAAAAAAATGATACCCTGTTCCGTCCTATCCAGGATGCGATCCAGATGCAGCGTTTCGGCAGCCTGAATCCGGCGTTTATTTTGCAGATGCTGTTGCCGTTGCTGATTATTTTACTGGGATTTCACAGCATAGCCGCAGAGCGCGAGTCGGGCACCCTAAAGCAATTGCTGGCCGGCGGCATCAGCGTCAGGAAGTTTTTTGTTGCCAAGGTGCTGGCCTTAACCGGTCTGGGGCTGCTGTTTTTTGCCCCTGTGGTGCTGCACCTTATCGCTTCGCTGTTGTTGAGCGAAAGCTCGGATGCGGGGCGCAGCCTGCTATTTAGCCTGAGCTACTGCGTCTATATCTTTATCTGGGCGCTGCTGACGGTGATTGTTTCCTGCTTTGCCCGCAGCGCCCGCGGCGCCTTGATTTTGCTGTTGGTGATCTGGTGCCTGGCCTGCCTGCTGGTGCCCAAATTCGCCATAGCAGATGCCGCCAGCCGCTACCCCACAGAGTCGGCGCAGGTTTTCCAGTCGAAACTGGAATCTGAGATCTATACCCCTGAGCGCCAGCAGGCGATAGAGGCGTTTAAGCAGCAAACCCTGGCGCAATACGGCGTTGATGATGTTGCTAATTTGCCTTTTGCCTGGTCCGGTGCCCAGCTGCAGTTTGCGGAAAACTATTCCGATCAGGTTTTCGATCGCCTGTACGGCCAGCGCCAGGGCCAGCTTGAAGCGCAAAGTTCGCATTACCAGGGCAGTGCCCTGTTCAGCCCTTTTATTGCCCTGCAAAGTTTGTCGATGGCGGCTGCGGCCACAGATTTGACCCATCACCAACTGTTTGATGATGCCGGTGAAGCCCACCGCCGCCTGATGCAAAAGGCCCTTAACAACGACTTAAGGGATAACGGCCACAAGGGCGAACACGGTTATCAGGCCGACCGCGAGGTCTGGCAGAAAATTCCCGATTTTCATTATCAGTATCCGCCCGCCAGTGAATTATTCGCCAGTTACGGCTGGGCAGCCCTGGGCTTATTGCAATGGCTGCTGACCCTGTTAGGGGTGGCATATCTGGCGATGTTGCGCCTGGAAAAGGAAGGTCAGCAATGA
- a CDS encoding DUF3526 domain-containing protein: protein MNQLICLNEIKNLKRERLLWLVLAVTVCFSVLALYNGARWAEVQSQVVAAAQQEQQQAISSARQGLAKRQALTKPVNWWDDVYDLRGQAFYLMVNYAVKPPLPSAAMAVGQSDVQPYFFRMLVSEKQAFINHYDFAHPLGLLLGKFDLAFFIIYILPVLLISMSYNALAGEKQTGQLRLLMLQGLSPMRLIFNQLCIRTSVVSLPLLLVCITGFFILSDNIGLLSVSVFTVLVLAYSLFWLALCAFVISYGKTPAYNAAVLIVTWLSLIIILPAVLNTLILTSDPAPSRIEYVDTLRDKSDEVDKSSSKALAQFFQDHPELAKPVDDAKPVDYATKKIAKITAIEAAMQPYDDAFQSVLAAQQDRAELLKMISPASLLQGALFDLSGNGLKRHQEFIDQVLAHHHALRAFYQQRIAEANSRDDFTPCAGCNARITLPDLSQVPEFSYREAPLDVSWGSIMLLLLFSFVLLFSARQRLTLMNSGQMLGEPA, encoded by the coding sequence ATGAATCAGCTTATTTGTTTAAACGAAATCAAAAACTTAAAACGTGAACGTTTGTTATGGCTGGTACTGGCGGTAACGGTTTGTTTCAGTGTTTTGGCCCTGTATAACGGCGCCCGCTGGGCCGAAGTGCAGAGCCAGGTGGTTGCCGCTGCCCAGCAGGAACAGCAGCAAGCGATCAGCAGTGCCCGGCAAGGTTTGGCGAAGCGGCAGGCGTTAACCAAACCCGTTAACTGGTGGGATGATGTTTACGATCTGCGCGGCCAGGCGTTTTACCTGATGGTGAATTATGCGGTGAAACCGCCGCTGCCGTCCGCCGCGATGGCGGTTGGCCAAAGCGATGTCCAGCCGTATTTTTTCAGGATGCTGGTGAGCGAAAAGCAGGCCTTTATCAACCACTACGATTTTGCCCACCCCCTGGGGTTATTGCTGGGTAAATTTGATTTGGCGTTTTTTATCATTTACATCTTGCCCGTGCTGCTCATCAGCATGAGCTATAACGCCCTGGCGGGAGAAAAGCAGACGGGTCAGCTGCGTTTGCTGATGCTGCAGGGACTCTCCCCCATGCGTTTGATTTTCAACCAGTTATGCATCCGGACAAGCGTGGTTTCGCTGCCGCTTTTGCTTGTCTGCATAACTGGTTTTTTTATTCTTTCAGACAACATCGGTCTGTTGTCGGTATCGGTTTTTACCGTTTTGGTGCTTGCCTATAGCCTGTTTTGGCTGGCGTTATGTGCTTTTGTTATCAGCTATGGCAAAACGCCTGCCTATAATGCCGCTGTGCTGATAGTAACCTGGCTGAGTTTGATCATTATCCTGCCTGCGGTGCTCAATACCCTGATCCTGACCTCAGATCCGGCGCCGTCCCGTATCGAATATGTCGATACCCTGCGGGATAAATCCGATGAGGTGGACAAATCGTCCAGCAAGGCACTGGCGCAGTTTTTCCAGGACCACCCTGAGCTGGCAAAACCGGTGGACGATGCCAAGCCGGTGGACTATGCCACGAAAAAAATCGCCAAAATCACTGCCATCGAAGCGGCGATGCAGCCTTATGACGATGCCTTCCAGTCGGTCTTGGCGGCGCAGCAAGACAGGGCCGAGCTGCTGAAAATGATCTCGCCGGCAAGCTTGCTGCAGGGAGCCCTGTTCGATCTGTCCGGTAACGGTTTAAAACGTCACCAGGAGTTTATCGATCAGGTGCTGGCGCATCATCATGCCCTGCGCGCTTTCTATCAGCAGCGCATCGCCGAGGCAAACAGCCGGGATGATTTTACTCCCTGTGCCGGCTGTAATGCCCGCATTACCTTGCCTGATCTGAGCCAGGTGCCTGAATTCAGCTACCGGGAAGCGCCGCTTGATGTTTCCTGGGGCAGTATCATGCTGTTGTTGCTTTTTTCCTTTGTACTGCTGTTTTCGGCAAGGCAGCGCCTGACGTTGATGAACAGCGGGCAAATGTTGGGAGAGCCGGCATGA